Proteins encoded within one genomic window of Vicinamibacterales bacterium:
- a CDS encoding DNA translocase FtsK 4TM domain-containing protein — MAGPSLSRRVSEFLGVALFAIALIWLIALVTYEPADPAWFFNAGPSGAPANFIGRVGAFLAELSFQLFGFASYLVPILLGVAGWTLFWCRSLDAIYTKAIGTVLLFGCSSALLAVALGAVNFSGRELRAGGYLGEFLSARLAHDFNRTGSIIVILTLLVLSLILATQFSFGRLFSSIVQTIAGAWSRMTGRWHERREARRKERQRREVIKKHTARNLEDTKTAVVEKAPAVAVHPVVSDPSPAETTRVTPAIAKPSAAPRRAAGIPSPATASDFESRTPIEKKRDGFTLPPLALLDAPKSEQKIDERELMEAARLLEEKCHEFSVAGSVVQIHPGPVVTTFEFKPDAGVKYAKVTGLADDLSLALKAESVLIERIPGKATVGIQIPNTNREAISLRDMLESDLFRRSGSKLTLALGKTIHGEPYVADLATMPHLLVAGSTGTGKSVAINSMLTSILYRATPDEVRLIMIDPKRLELGMYEEIPHLLTPVVVDPKQAANALAWAVREMEERYKTLAAEGVRNIEQYNRNIRQAIEQKREPEEGEEFRTLPYIVVVIDELADLMMVASNDVEESICRLAQMARAVGIHLILATQRPSVDVVTGLIKANLPARVSFRLMSKVDSRTILDGNGAEQLLGKGDMLYLPPASSRLIRLHGPYISEQESARLAAFLRKQGRPVYDQTITVEEKAADGLTFEKDDLYDEAARIVVASGQASISYLQRRLRIGFSRAARLVDMMEAEGLVSPADGSKAREVLVDKGYFNEVDTQLR; from the coding sequence TTGGCTGGTCCGAGCCTGTCCCGTCGCGTCAGCGAGTTCCTGGGCGTCGCACTGTTTGCGATCGCCCTCATCTGGCTGATCGCCCTCGTCACCTACGAGCCCGCGGATCCGGCATGGTTCTTCAACGCCGGCCCGAGCGGCGCCCCGGCGAACTTCATCGGGCGCGTCGGAGCGTTTCTCGCCGAACTCTCGTTCCAGCTGTTCGGCTTCGCGTCGTACCTCGTGCCGATCCTGCTCGGCGTGGCCGGCTGGACCCTTTTCTGGTGCCGCAGCCTCGATGCGATCTACACCAAGGCGATCGGCACCGTGTTGCTCTTCGGTTGCTCGAGCGCACTTCTCGCCGTCGCTCTCGGCGCCGTCAATTTCTCCGGACGCGAACTGCGGGCGGGCGGCTACCTCGGCGAGTTCCTCTCGGCACGGCTCGCGCACGACTTCAATCGGACCGGCTCGATCATCGTCATCCTGACGCTGCTGGTGCTGTCGCTGATTCTCGCGACGCAGTTCTCCTTCGGACGGCTGTTCTCGTCGATCGTCCAGACCATCGCCGGCGCCTGGAGCCGGATGACCGGGCGCTGGCACGAACGGCGCGAGGCCAGACGCAAGGAACGGCAGCGTCGCGAGGTCATCAAGAAGCACACGGCCCGGAACCTCGAGGACACCAAGACCGCGGTGGTCGAGAAGGCCCCGGCGGTGGCCGTGCACCCGGTGGTGTCCGACCCCTCGCCCGCGGAAACCACGCGCGTCACGCCGGCCATCGCCAAACCGAGCGCCGCCCCGCGCCGCGCCGCCGGGATACCCTCGCCTGCAACGGCGTCCGATTTCGAGTCGCGCACACCGATCGAAAAGAAGCGGGATGGCTTCACCCTGCCGCCGTTGGCACTGCTCGACGCTCCGAAGAGCGAGCAGAAGATCGACGAGCGTGAACTGATGGAAGCCGCACGCCTGCTCGAGGAGAAGTGCCACGAGTTCTCGGTGGCCGGCAGTGTCGTCCAGATCCATCCGGGACCGGTGGTCACCACGTTCGAGTTCAAGCCCGACGCAGGCGTGAAGTACGCCAAGGTGACCGGGCTCGCCGACGATCTGTCGCTCGCCCTCAAGGCGGAATCGGTGCTCATCGAACGGATCCCGGGCAAGGCGACGGTCGGCATCCAGATCCCGAACACCAATCGCGAGGCCATCTCCCTGCGGGACATGCTCGAGTCCGACCTTTTTCGGCGCTCGGGCTCGAAGCTGACGCTGGCTCTCGGCAAGACGATCCATGGCGAGCCCTACGTCGCCGACCTCGCGACGATGCCCCACCTGCTCGTCGCCGGCTCCACCGGCACCGGCAAGTCGGTGGCGATCAACAGCATGCTCACGAGCATCCTCTATCGGGCGACGCCCGACGAGGTGCGACTGATCATGATCGACCCGAAGCGCCTCGAACTGGGGATGTACGAGGAGATTCCACACCTCTTGACGCCCGTGGTCGTCGACCCCAAGCAGGCGGCGAACGCGCTGGCGTGGGCCGTGCGCGAGATGGAGGAGCGCTACAAGACGCTGGCGGCCGAGGGCGTCCGGAACATCGAGCAGTACAACCGGAACATCCGCCAGGCGATCGAGCAGAAGCGCGAGCCGGAGGAGGGTGAAGAGTTCAGGACGTTGCCCTACATCGTCGTCGTCATCGACGAACTCGCGGACCTGATGATGGTGGCGAGCAACGACGTCGAGGAGTCGATCTGCCGCCTGGCGCAGATGGCCCGCGCGGTCGGCATCCATCTGATTCTCGCCACGCAGCGCCCGTCGGTGGACGTTGTCACCGGCTTGATCAAGGCCAACCTGCCGGCCCGTGTCTCGTTCCGCCTGATGTCGAAGGTGGACTCGCGCACCATCCTCGACGGCAACGGGGCCGAACAACTGCTCGGCAAGGGCGATATGCTCTACCTGCCGCCCGCGTCCTCGCGGCTGATCCGGCTCCACGGCCCGTACATCTCAGAGCAGGAAAGCGCGAGACTGGCCGCTTTCCTCCGGAAACAGGGCAGACCGGTCTACGACCAGACTATCACCGTGGAGGAGAAGGCTGCCGACGGCCTCACCTTCGAGAAGGACGATCTGTACGACGAAGCCGCGCGCATCGTGGTGGCCTCGGGGCAGGCGTCGATCTCGTATCTGCAGCGTCGGCTGCGAATCGGCTTCAGCCGCGCCGCCCGGCTCGTGGACATGATGGAAGCCGAAGGACTGGTCTCTCCCGCCGACGGCAGCAAGGCACGCGAGGTACTGGTCGACAAGGGCTACTTCAACGAGGTGGATACACAGCTGCGGTGA
- a CDS encoding N-acetylmuramoyl-L-alanine amidase: MRTLARSVALLSMLAVLTATESWAETAREMYAAAKVQDEQLRAADGGPPASRPALKQYRAVIAAYDAVVRRYPATGYADNALWQGGSLAQTAFDRFGQARDRATATRLFALLIEGYPSSSLAANARAALKRLEAPPTAASRPLRSAADRPATPASETAAQGVLRNIRRTLRPDVVRVTIELDAEIAYRTERVENPPRALFDLPGTRLGGTIVEGTSTYTDDVVRHIRVGRRPDQTTRVVLDLDGVKRYSVSTLSRPYRIVIDCERERPLLTPGATHAPAGLPSGGQWPTSRAVPLAGIVQATPIPRDTVARTPVPHAFPAVREYPPLPSRHTSQGVVTLARIDGIDPRLIRPPLASRPWLNAFAPLAPLVQAATRPTGVDSPTPAASSTTGRPRAVPADAPTAANVDAAPESAQPEKPIAPERRLPERTPAPPPIRDGYSLARQLGLGASKIVIDPGHGGRDPGAEGAGVFEANVVLDVALRLEKLLKSAGIEVVLTRRIDEFVPLEERTAIANREQGDLFLSIHANASRNRNARGIESYVLNFATDPEAEAVAARENAATGRTMSNLPDIVRAITLNSKLDESRSFAALVQHRLMDHLRIDRAPRDLGVKQAPFIVLIGASMPSVLAEISFITNSQEGRLLKTGAYRQSVAEALFDAVRGYQKSLKTAQSLGPHQ; the protein is encoded by the coding sequence GTGAGAACCCTGGCTCGGAGCGTCGCACTCCTGTCGATGCTCGCCGTCCTGACCGCCACCGAGAGTTGGGCGGAGACGGCCCGGGAGATGTACGCCGCGGCGAAGGTGCAGGACGAGCAACTGCGCGCGGCGGACGGCGGCCCGCCGGCCTCGCGACCGGCGCTGAAGCAGTACCGGGCCGTGATCGCGGCCTACGATGCGGTGGTCCGCCGCTATCCCGCCACAGGATACGCCGACAACGCGCTGTGGCAGGGCGGGTCGCTCGCGCAGACTGCGTTCGACCGCTTCGGCCAGGCGCGCGATCGCGCGACGGCGACCCGCTTGTTCGCACTGCTCATCGAGGGCTACCCGAGCAGCTCGCTGGCAGCGAACGCCCGCGCGGCGCTCAAGCGGCTCGAAGCCCCGCCGACGGCCGCTTCGCGCCCGCTGAGGTCCGCGGCTGACAGGCCCGCAACGCCAGCCAGCGAGACCGCGGCACAGGGGGTACTGCGGAACATCCGTCGCACGCTCCGGCCGGACGTCGTCCGCGTAACGATCGAACTCGATGCCGAGATCGCGTACCGAACCGAGCGCGTTGAGAATCCGCCACGCGCACTGTTCGACCTTCCCGGCACGCGGCTGGGTGGGACGATCGTCGAGGGCACCTCGACGTACACCGACGATGTCGTCCGGCACATCAGGGTCGGCCGGCGCCCGGACCAGACCACGCGCGTGGTCCTCGATCTCGACGGCGTGAAGCGCTACTCGGTCTCGACGCTGTCGCGGCCCTATCGGATCGTCATCGACTGCGAGCGTGAACGGCCGCTGCTCACCCCGGGCGCGACACACGCACCCGCCGGTCTGCCGTCCGGCGGGCAGTGGCCGACATCTCGAGCGGTGCCTCTCGCCGGCATCGTGCAGGCGACTCCAATCCCGCGCGACACCGTCGCGCGAACGCCCGTGCCCCACGCATTCCCCGCAGTCCGCGAGTATCCGCCGCTGCCGTCGCGGCACACGAGCCAAGGAGTGGTTACATTGGCTCGCATCGATGGCATCGACCCTCGGCTGATCCGGCCCCCTCTCGCGTCACGCCCGTGGCTGAACGCCTTCGCGCCACTGGCGCCACTGGTCCAGGCAGCCACGCGACCGACCGGCGTCGACTCGCCCACGCCCGCCGCATCGTCGACAACTGGCCGACCACGCGCGGTGCCTGCCGACGCGCCGACGGCGGCGAACGTGGATGCCGCACCCGAATCGGCTCAGCCCGAGAAGCCGATCGCGCCGGAACGCCGCCTCCCGGAGCGCACTCCTGCGCCTCCGCCGATCCGGGACGGCTACTCGCTGGCCCGACAGCTGGGGCTCGGGGCCTCGAAGATCGTGATCGACCCCGGGCACGGCGGCCGAGATCCGGGCGCTGAGGGCGCCGGGGTGTTCGAGGCGAACGTCGTGCTGGACGTCGCGCTGAGACTCGAGAAGCTCCTGAAGAGCGCCGGGATCGAAGTGGTCCTGACCCGTCGCATCGACGAGTTCGTTCCGCTCGAGGAACGGACCGCCATCGCCAACCGCGAGCAGGGCGACCTGTTTCTCTCGATCCACGCGAATGCCAGTCGGAATCGGAACGCCCGCGGTATCGAGAGCTACGTCCTGAACTTCGCGACGGACCCCGAGGCCGAGGCCGTGGCGGCTCGGGAGAACGCGGCAACCGGCCGGACGATGAGCAACCTGCCGGATATCGTGCGTGCGATTACGCTGAACAGCAAGTTGGACGAATCACGAAGCTTCGCGGCGCTCGTTCAACACCGGTTGATGGACCACCTGCGCATCGACCGTGCGCCCAGAGATCTCGGCGTGAAGCAGGCGCCCTTCATCGTCCTGATCGGCGCGTCGATGCCAAGCGTTCTCGCGGAGATCTCCTTCATCACCAACAGCCAGGAAGGACGCCTGCTGAAGACGGGGGCGTATCGGCAGTCGGTCGCAGAGGCGTTGTTCGACGCGGTGCGGGGCTACCAGAAATCACTGAAGACCGCCCAATCGTTGGGGCCACATCAGTAG
- a CDS encoding leucyl aminopeptidase produces MALPLLPTTLAASTAALDQLDVDWVAMPLFEGELPAAVAQVDDATRGELGRALTSGEFKGKRYELFVLPVVEGAFRARRLVLVGGGAAAEYRPDVARRLATVVGLRARERRAGRVAFVLRMPDGGVSAPPDTVWIQAVSEGLTLAEHDSAQYKSIQEPQPPIVFSVVVQGSAGSPFAAATSAADRGRQIAHCVNLARELTNEPGNLLSPRIFGHRARHVVSGTALTIDVLDGNSIDELGMGLIAGVGRGSHEAARVIVVRHDPPGARDVPVLGLIGKGVTFDSGGLSLKTADGMERMKDDMAGGAAVLAAMRAIALLQVPVRVVAVVPAVENMPGGGATRPGDVLRGGGGRTVEVVNTDAEGRLLLGDALWYAQQLGATHLVDIATLTGACAVALGRSTAGLFGRPDSWRDRVRGAADRCGERVWPLPLIDEEREQLKSEIADTVNSGTRYGGAITGALFVGEFAVDRPWAHIDIAGPAWNSDAKPYQPKGATGYGVRTLVDLALDLASNPPA; encoded by the coding sequence ATGGCGCTTCCACTCCTTCCAACCACTCTGGCCGCATCCACCGCTGCGCTCGACCAGCTCGATGTCGATTGGGTCGCGATGCCGCTGTTCGAGGGTGAACTGCCGGCTGCCGTTGCCCAGGTCGATGACGCGACGCGGGGCGAACTCGGGCGTGCGCTGACGTCAGGTGAATTCAAAGGGAAGCGGTACGAGCTCTTCGTGCTGCCGGTCGTCGAGGGGGCGTTCCGCGCTCGCAGGCTCGTGCTCGTGGGCGGTGGGGCAGCCGCGGAGTATCGGCCCGACGTGGCTCGTCGTCTCGCGACGGTCGTTGGCCTGCGGGCGCGGGAACGGCGTGCGGGCCGAGTCGCCTTCGTCCTCAGGATGCCTGACGGAGGCGTGTCGGCACCTCCGGACACGGTGTGGATCCAGGCGGTGAGCGAAGGCCTGACGCTGGCCGAGCACGACAGCGCGCAGTACAAGTCCATCCAGGAGCCGCAGCCGCCCATCGTATTCTCGGTCGTCGTGCAAGGCAGCGCGGGCAGTCCGTTCGCTGCGGCCACGAGCGCGGCCGATCGCGGCCGTCAGATCGCGCATTGCGTCAACCTCGCCCGCGAACTCACGAACGAGCCCGGGAATCTCCTGTCTCCGCGCATCTTTGGCCATCGCGCTCGTCACGTCGTGTCGGGCACGGCGCTCACCATCGACGTCCTCGACGGGAACAGCATCGACGAACTCGGGATGGGCTTGATCGCCGGTGTGGGCCGGGGCAGCCACGAGGCGGCGCGCGTAATCGTCGTCCGGCACGATCCGCCGGGCGCGCGCGACGTCCCGGTTCTTGGGCTGATTGGCAAGGGCGTGACCTTCGACAGCGGGGGGCTCTCGCTCAAGACCGCCGACGGCATGGAGCGCATGAAGGACGACATGGCCGGCGGGGCCGCCGTGCTGGCGGCCATGCGCGCGATCGCGCTGTTGCAGGTGCCCGTGCGTGTGGTCGCCGTCGTTCCCGCGGTGGAGAACATGCCGGGGGGCGGGGCGACGCGGCCCGGTGACGTCCTGCGCGGCGGGGGCGGGCGCACGGTCGAAGTGGTCAACACCGACGCCGAGGGCCGGCTGCTCCTCGGTGACGCGTTGTGGTACGCGCAGCAACTGGGTGCGACGCACTTGGTCGATATCGCCACGTTGACCGGCGCCTGTGCGGTGGCCCTCGGCAGAAGCACTGCGGGGTTGTTTGGCCGGCCTGACAGCTGGCGCGATCGGGTGCGCGGCGCGGCGGACCGCTGCGGGGAGCGGGTCTGGCCGCTGCCGCTGATCGATGAAGAACGCGAGCAGTTGAAGAGTGAGATCGCGGACACGGTCAACAGCGGCACCCGGTATGGCGGCGCAATCACTGGCGCGCTGTTCGTCGGGGAATTTGCGGTGGATCGCCCCTGGGCGCACATCGACATCGCAGGGCCGGCCTGGAACAGCGACGCCAAGCCGTACCAGCCCAAGGGCGCCACAGGCTACGGCGTGCGCACGTTGGTGGATCTGGCATTGGACCTCGCGTCGAACCCGCCAGCATAG
- a CDS encoding polymer-forming cytoskeletal protein codes for MSRILSDGHGWRAGRGFCRSAWLLVLLVLLVSIPLAQAGVGAQTSNTRQASASERRVREAVVSRFRVLPVQNGIVLVPLGRYEGVDNIELRDGMIAVNGKVVTGGELRQRLGRDADPVLELSYFDLEAQRRLLLPPAAPEAQQAAPDAVSRPAPEPAPVAPAEPAIPTPAEPERQFRREVEARVRLGGHIHVAEDEQVNGPVVVVGGSIDVNGRVREDVVAVGGNVHLGPRADVHGDVTVIGGTFERESGAVVGGRVNEVGVSWPAIQVRPLRNWDVHFAPWFGDGPWRTFRLLGTLLRMALFALLATLVLLVAPRAVERVDVAVRQQPWKAALIGLFAQLLFVPVLVIGVVLLVISIVGIPLLVLVPFAVLGFFVALLLGFVGSATALARSGQDRFRWSPGTSFTLLFVGLVLIWGTTVAGRMVSLGGGPLTVLGALLLFVGFMVEYAAWTVGLGGALMTRMGRSGRLVEPPVPPVPVAPVDVPVEPLPPDLSTGDPGRESPDRRFEDPQS; via the coding sequence ATGTCACGCATTCTGTCGGATGGCCACGGATGGAGAGCTGGTCGCGGGTTCTGCCGCAGCGCCTGGCTGCTCGTGCTGCTCGTGCTGCTCGTGTCGATCCCGCTCGCTCAAGCCGGCGTCGGCGCGCAGACGTCGAACACCCGGCAGGCGTCGGCCTCCGAACGCCGGGTCCGGGAGGCGGTAGTCTCGCGCTTTCGCGTGCTTCCGGTCCAGAACGGCATCGTGCTCGTGCCGCTCGGCCGGTACGAGGGCGTGGACAACATCGAACTGCGTGACGGGATGATCGCCGTGAACGGGAAGGTGGTCACCGGCGGAGAACTCCGTCAGCGGCTGGGCCGCGACGCCGACCCGGTGCTCGAACTGTCGTACTTCGACCTCGAAGCACAGCGTCGCCTGCTGCTGCCACCTGCTGCACCGGAGGCGCAACAGGCAGCGCCTGATGCCGTTTCGCGCCCAGCTCCGGAGCCGGCTCCCGTGGCGCCCGCCGAACCCGCGATCCCGACTCCGGCCGAACCCGAGCGTCAGTTCCGGCGTGAAGTCGAGGCACGAGTCCGGTTGGGCGGCCACATCCACGTGGCGGAGGACGAGCAGGTCAACGGTCCGGTGGTTGTCGTTGGCGGTTCGATCGACGTCAACGGGCGCGTTCGGGAGGACGTCGTGGCCGTGGGCGGCAACGTGCATCTCGGGCCGCGCGCCGACGTGCATGGCGACGTGACGGTGATTGGCGGCACCTTCGAGCGGGAGAGTGGCGCGGTCGTGGGCGGCCGGGTCAACGAGGTTGGTGTCTCGTGGCCGGCCATCCAGGTGCGGCCGCTCCGGAACTGGGACGTGCACTTCGCGCCTTGGTTTGGTGACGGTCCCTGGAGGACGTTCCGCCTTCTCGGTACGCTGTTGCGCATGGCGCTGTTCGCCCTGCTGGCGACGCTCGTGCTGCTCGTGGCGCCGCGCGCCGTCGAACGTGTCGACGTTGCCGTCAGGCAGCAGCCATGGAAGGCGGCGCTCATCGGCCTGTTCGCGCAGTTGCTCTTCGTGCCAGTGCTGGTGATCGGTGTCGTGCTCCTGGTCATCTCCATTGTCGGTATCCCGCTGCTGGTGCTGGTGCCGTTCGCCGTGCTGGGATTCTTCGTGGCGCTGCTGCTCGGGTTCGTCGGATCGGCGACCGCGCTGGCCCGGTCGGGACAGGACCGGTTCCGATGGTCGCCCGGTACTTCGTTCACGCTGCTGTTCGTTGGCCTCGTGCTGATCTGGGGCACGACCGTGGCTGGCCGGATGGTGTCGCTCGGCGGGGGCCCGCTCACCGTGCTGGGCGCGTTGCTGCTGTTCGTCGGATTCATGGTGGAGTACGCGGCGTGGACCGTGGGCCTCGGCGGCGCCCTGATGACCCGGATGGGTCGCTCTGGCCGGCTGGTCGAACCGCCGGTCCCGCCGGTCCCGGTGGCCCCGGTGGACGTGCCTGTGGAGCCGCTTCCGCCGGACCTGTCGACCGGCGATCCCGGCCGGGAGTCGCCGGATCGCCGCTTCGAGGATCCGCAGTCGTAG
- a CDS encoding sigma-70 family RNA polymerase sigma factor has product MSEDHLTDAELVERALGGSDDAFRALVARHQRPVYNLLVRMLRNPALAEDLAQETFLKVFSRLSTFDPQFKFSNWILRIAHNRAIDAMRRRGPAEVSLDEPDPAEQARMSQILVDPTSDAAPRRAEQHDLARALDKALARLRPEYREVVVLRYHEDLGYEEIARVTGLPQGTVKSYLHRARAEMAAILSRQGWG; this is encoded by the coding sequence GTGAGTGAGGACCACCTGACCGACGCCGAACTCGTCGAACGCGCCCTCGGCGGCAGCGATGATGCCTTCCGGGCGTTGGTGGCCCGTCACCAACGTCCGGTCTACAACCTGCTCGTCCGCATGCTGAGAAATCCCGCGCTGGCCGAGGATCTTGCGCAGGAGACCTTTCTCAAAGTCTTTTCGCGCCTGTCCACGTTCGATCCGCAGTTCAAGTTCTCGAACTGGATCCTCCGGATCGCGCACAATCGGGCCATCGACGCGATGCGGCGACGGGGGCCGGCCGAGGTGTCCCTCGACGAGCCGGATCCCGCGGAACAGGCACGGATGAGCCAGATCCTGGTGGATCCGACCAGTGACGCCGCACCTCGCCGCGCCGAACAGCATGACCTGGCGCGGGCGCTGGACAAGGCGTTGGCCAGACTCCGGCCGGAATACAGGGAAGTCGTGGTCCTTCGGTATCACGAGGACCTCGGATACGAAGAAATCGCACGGGTGACCGGACTTCCGCAAGGCACGGTGAAGAGCTACCTGCACCGGGCGCGGGCGGAAATGGCCGCGATTCTGAGCCGCCAGGGCTGGGGATGA